A genomic region of Oenanthe melanoleuca isolate GR-GAL-2019-014 chromosome 25, OMel1.0, whole genome shotgun sequence contains the following coding sequences:
- the LOC130263229 gene encoding methanethiol oxidase-like gives MAPPERSPRVPSGGCGGPGGPWAGGTPGLGAGPGQGRAHGVPSAPPDRCRAPCYEYPACPEAQKAPREEVAYVTCTYRNTGIDQPDFLATVDLNPRSCHYGQVIHRLPMPNLKDELHCAGWAGPACGCFESGAAAKRSKLVLPGLISSRIYVVDVGSQCRAPRICKMIEPVDVFWKCNKGYLAVSHALPNGDILIANTGDPAGNAKGGFVVLDGTSLELKGNWESECETPRSGFDFWYQARLNVLVSSAGLVPKVAGRGFSPEDFNKGIFGRRLYVWNLSCRSLTQCFDLGEDSLPLTVRFLHRPDAAEGYVGCALSGAIFRFYKPCERENWAVEEVIRIPAKDVSGWIMPKMPAFIADLIISADDRFLFVCNWLHGDIRQYELLAGCKPRLVGQVFVGGSILRGGPVTVCRDEELKGQPEPLVVKCKRVFGGPASLQLSLDGKRLYVTNSFYSTWDRQFYPSLIKEGSVLLQLDVDTDKGGLAVNKNFLVDFGKEPHGPCLAHAVRFPGGDCKSEALN, from the exons ATGG CGCCCCCCGAGCGCTCGCCCCGGGTGCCCAGCGGGGGCTGCGGTGGCCCCGGGGgtccctgggctggagggaccCCCGGGCTGGGTGCGGGTCCCGGCCAGGGCCGCGCTCACGGggtcccctctgctcccccagacAGGTGCAGAGCTCCGTGCTACGAGTACCCCGCGTGCCCCGAGGCGCAGAAAG ccccgaGGGAGGAGGTCGCCTACGTGACCTGCACCTACAGGAACACGGGCATCGATCAGCCCGATTTCCTGGCCACCGTGGACCTCAACCCGCGCTCCTGCCACTACGGCCAG GTCATCCACCGGCTGCCCATGCCCAACCTCAAGGACGAGCTGCACTGCgcgggctgggccgggcccgCCTGCGGCTGCTTCGAGAGCGGCGCCGCGGCCAAAAGGAGCAAACTGGTGCTGCCCGGGCTCATCTCCTCCCGCATCTACGTGGTGGATGTGGGATCGCAGTGCCGGGCGCCGCGCATCTGCAAG ATGATCGAGCCCGTGGATGTGTTCTGGAAGTGCAACAAGGGTTACCTGGCTGTGAGCCACGCCCTGCCCAACGGGGACATCCTGATCGCCAACACGGGCGACCCTGCCGGCAACGCCAAAG GTGGCTTCGTGGTGCTGGACGGGACCAGCTTGGAGCTGAAGGGCAACTGGGAGAGCGAGTGCGAGACCCCGAGGAGCGGCTTCGACTTCTGGTACCAGGCGCGGCTGAACGTGCTGGTCAGCTCGGCCGGGCTGGTGCCCAAAGTGGCCGGGAGGGGCTTCAGCCCCGAGGACTTCAACAAAG ggatcTTCGGCCGCCGCCTGTACGTGTGGAACTTGTCGTGCCGCAGCCTCACGCAGTGCTTCGACCTGGGCGAGGACTCGCTGCCGCTCACCGTGCGCTTCCTGCACCGGCCCGACGCCGCCGAGGGCTACGTGGGCTGCGCGCTGAGCGGGGCCATCTTCCGCTTCTACAAGCCCTGCGAG AGAGAGAACTGGGCCGTGGAGGAGGTGATCCGGATCCCGGCCAAGGACGTGTCGGGCTGGATCATGCCCAAGATGCCAG CCTTCATCGCCGACCTCATCATCAGCGCTGACGACCGGTTCCTGTTCGTGTGCAACTGGCTGCACGGGGACATCCGGCAGTACGAGCTGCTGGCGGGCTGCAAGCCGCGCCTGGTGGGGCAG GTGTTCGTGGGGGGCAGCATCCTGCGGGGGGGCCCCGTCACCGTCTGCAGGGACGAGGAGCTCAAGGGGCAGCCCGAGCCGCTGGTGGTCAAG TGCAAGCGCGTGTTCGGCGGCCCCGCCTcgctgcagctgagcctggacGGGAAGCGGCTCTACGTGACCAACTCCTTCTACAGCACCTGGGACCGGCAGTTCTACCCCAGCCTGATCAA GGAGGGCTcggtgctgctgcagctggacgTGGACACGGACAAGGGCGGGCTGGCCGTCAACAAAAACTTCCTGGTGGATTTCGGCAAGGAGCCGCACGGGCCGTGCCTGGCGCACGCCGTGCGCTTCCCCGGCGGCGACTGCAAGAGCGAAGCGCTGAACTGA